The proteins below come from a single Leptospiraceae bacterium genomic window:
- a CDS encoding pyridoxal phosphate-dependent aminotransferase, with protein sequence MLLVAKRLDVVEPSPTLAITARANALKAEGKDVVGFGAGEPDFDTPEHIKNAAKLAMDKGLTKYTPVSGTVTLKDAIIAKFKRDNNLIYERKNIIVGVGGKQVLYNFFMATMNPGDEVIIPAPYWVSYADIVRLAEGTPVIVQTTPENNFQITPAQLEKAITPKTKVFIFNSPSNPTGAAYSKKDVEALCEVLFKHNIMIVSDDIYEKVIYDGLEFINPAMISPELKERTFVVNGVSKAYSMTGWRIGYGAGNPEIVKNMDTMQGQSTSNPTSIAQAAAEEALKADQTCITEMVTAFDDRRKKIVKALNDISGVNCRIPQGAFYVFPYITGVYEMPGFQTLLKSNPNISKSKLFCDVLLEKYEVAAVPGIAFGDDNAIRLSYALGQANIDKGVARIAKMIGDLS encoded by the coding sequence ATGTTACTTGTTGCAAAAAGATTAGATGTCGTAGAGCCTTCCCCCACACTTGCTATCACCGCACGAGCAAATGCATTAAAAGCAGAAGGGAAAGATGTAGTTGGATTTGGTGCTGGAGAACCTGATTTTGATACTCCAGAACATATTAAAAATGCTGCGAAATTGGCTATGGATAAAGGGCTAACTAAGTATACCCCCGTATCTGGAACCGTTACTTTAAAAGACGCAATCATTGCAAAATTCAAACGCGATAATAATCTTATTTATGAAAGGAAAAATATCATTGTAGGAGTTGGTGGTAAACAAGTACTTTATAATTTTTTCATGGCAACGATGAATCCTGGAGATGAAGTAATTATTCCTGCTCCATACTGGGTAAGTTATGCGGATATAGTTCGTTTAGCTGAGGGAACTCCTGTTATTGTTCAAACAACTCCTGAAAATAATTTTCAAATCACACCAGCACAATTAGAAAAAGCAATTACTCCGAAAACAAAAGTATTTATTTTTAATTCACCATCTAATCCTACTGGGGCCGCTTATTCCAAAAAAGATGTGGAAGCGTTATGCGAAGTACTCTTCAAACATAATATTATGATCGTATCGGACGATATATACGAGAAGGTAATTTATGATGGATTAGAGTTTATTAATCCAGCAATGATTTCACCAGAATTAAAAGAGAGAACCTTTGTGGTAAACGGTGTTTCTAAGGCATATTCAATGACTGGATGGAGAATTGGATATGGAGCAGGTAATCCTGAAATCGTAAAAAATATGGACACTATGCAAGGTCAATCTACTTCTAATCCTACTTCGATTGCGCAAGCAGCAGCGGAGGAAGCATTAAAGGCAGACCAAACATGTATTACTGAAATGGTAACAGCATTTGACGACAGAAGAAAAAAAATAGTCAAAGCACTCAATGATATTTCAGGAGTAAATTGCCGTATTCCGCAAGGCGCATTTTACGTATTCCCATACATCACAGGTGTTTATGAAATGCCGGGATTCCAAACTCTATTAAAATCAAATCCAAATATTTCAAAGAGTAAATTATTTTGTGATGTGCTTCTTGAAAAATATGAAGTAGCAGCAGTCCCCGGGATAGCTTTTGGAGATGATAATGCTATTCGTCTTTCTTACGCTCTCGGACAAGCGAATATTGACAAAGGTGTAGCACGTATCGCAAAAATGATCGGAGATTTGAGTTAA
- the aroE gene encoding shikimate dehydrogenase, with the protein MQINRDTKYFGILGFPLSHTLSPVIHNGLFNEYDVNAIYIVLEKETPSRNLLLGKETISLSGLSVTIPHKEWAYKIADNSDEASTNMKASNTLVRFDSKISAYNTDGYGAVRSIEEYKRGFFESKNSGDILILGSGGSAKGISYSLVKRGLASSKIVIAARNEKTGKNLVKTLNKIQSGIAGYSSLDAIEKDSKRFSLIINTTPVGMKGKTDSQILSEKFFHKSQTLFDIVYNPLETPLVKMAKKNGSKIIPGYEMLLYQAMEQFRLFTEVQVDNKRISLVRKWILQKLKR; encoded by the coding sequence ATGCAAATAAATCGTGATACAAAATATTTTGGAATTTTAGGATTTCCTCTTTCTCATACTCTTTCTCCTGTTATTCACAATGGACTTTTTAATGAATATGATGTGAATGCAATTTATATTGTTTTAGAAAAAGAAACACCTTCTCGGAATTTACTTTTGGGAAAAGAAACAATTTCGTTATCTGGACTTTCAGTTACTATTCCTCATAAGGAATGGGCTTATAAAATAGCGGATAATTCTGACGAAGCGTCGACTAATATGAAAGCATCGAATACTTTAGTTCGATTTGATTCAAAAATTTCTGCGTATAATACGGATGGTTACGGAGCTGTTCGGTCGATCGAGGAATACAAAAGAGGATTTTTTGAGTCTAAAAATTCTGGAGATATATTAATTTTGGGAAGTGGGGGAAGTGCGAAAGGTATTTCTTATTCTTTGGTTAAACGAGGATTAGCTTCTTCCAAAATTGTGATTGCGGCGAGAAACGAAAAAACTGGAAAAAACTTAGTCAAAACCCTAAACAAAATTCAAAGTGGAATTGCGGGTTACTCTTCGTTAGACGCAATAGAGAAAGACTCTAAACGTTTTTCATTAATCATAAACACAACGCCAGTCGGAATGAAGGGAAAAACAGATTCACAAATTCTTTCCGAAAAATTCTTTCACAAATCCCAAACTCTTTTTGATATCGTATATAACCCACTCGAAACACCACTTGTAAAAATGGCAAAAAAAAATGGATCTAAAATAATTCCGGGTTACGAGATGTTACTATACCAAGCTATGGAACAATTTCGATTGTTTACAGAAGTTCAAGTGGATAACAAACGTATATCTCTTGTGCGAAAATGGATATTACAGAAACTGAAACGTTAA
- a CDS encoding putative Ig domain-containing protein, which yields MRIIMLIFIIISFSFCNQNNSKEDSQSFLANLGLFSVRMNRLQISGTAVKGIIKNAIVKINPIDKQGECNNSITLAEGKTDESGKYDLVFNKTDSVVCIIISPNPNGQTTIFDEKLMTDIIVPSNSSFQLTKVIPESKIKNNNMNNAHISPFSKMATKRFQSLVKQADSNTDPTLLYRKASKEIVIRFGLNTGLSALSTRSIMNRRAPGATLSDDLYPELEDILFDLEDPASPLSAKFTSIQAGFSQLANTYKNGSSLAVEDIDSITEAFTADFEDGLFDGKTASGGAITIGSGMNQITFSANPLSDLLQPAITTYIQEGGSLSLGVPTDNPIPSISVTEITNQTQFVDNAVITSPSLGLPPTLSYSGSPYIFAQNSPITPLTPTLTGTVTSCTASLPAGLSINNTTCVISGTPSSTQSATSYTITASNAIGNATANISIQINAQITISYPGNPFTFTVGTPISNLTPTVGNGPATSFGISPPIPSGLSFNTTTGVISGTPSVYFSNTAFTITATSSANGTNSTVISMSANIIYNFTNAGQTGRQGPNQAMVTTAYTGTSLDGNVTVTGTGIQQWTVPTTGTYKIEAYGAQGATDDSTIGRGASMIGNFSLTAGQTIWILVGQQGSGTPGVYMNVGGGGGTFVATGASLGSSTPLIVAGGGGGTQICCNQAGSAGSISTSGNAGMNSNTTGGVGGTGGGAGGIEQSSETSAASGFNGSGTSSQSFLTGGLGAVGTPVGTDGGFGGGGAATVGGYSKAGGGGGYSGGGSSGGANGQTFAGGGGGSFNSGTSPVNTAGANPGHGKVIITFL from the coding sequence ATGCGAATTATAATGCTTATTTTTATCATCATTTCATTTAGTTTTTGTAATCAAAACAATTCGAAAGAAGACTCACAATCATTTTTAGCAAATTTAGGTTTATTTTCCGTGAGAATGAACAGGTTGCAAATAAGCGGAACAGCAGTGAAGGGGATTATAAAAAATGCAATAGTTAAAATTAACCCTATAGATAAACAAGGCGAATGTAATAATAGTATAACCTTAGCAGAAGGGAAAACGGATGAAAGTGGAAAATATGACCTAGTTTTTAATAAAACAGATTCCGTAGTATGTATAATAATTTCCCCAAATCCGAATGGGCAAACCACAATATTCGATGAAAAACTAATGACTGATATTATTGTGCCAAGTAATTCTTCCTTTCAATTAACAAAGGTAATCCCAGAATCAAAAATTAAAAATAACAATATGAACAATGCGCATATTTCTCCTTTTTCAAAAATGGCGACAAAACGGTTTCAATCCTTAGTAAAACAAGCAGATAGTAATACAGATCCGACCCTTCTCTACAGAAAGGCTAGCAAAGAAATAGTAATTCGATTTGGATTAAATACAGGACTTTCAGCACTATCTACGAGATCTATTATGAACAGAAGAGCCCCAGGTGCAACTTTGTCGGATGACTTATATCCAGAATTGGAGGATATTCTTTTTGATCTAGAGGATCCAGCAAGTCCACTTTCTGCAAAGTTTACTTCAATTCAGGCAGGTTTCTCCCAATTAGCCAACACATATAAAAATGGAAGTTCATTAGCCGTAGAAGATATTGATTCCATAACGGAAGCATTCACAGCTGATTTCGAGGATGGACTTTTTGATGGCAAAACAGCCAGTGGAGGAGCAATCACAATTGGATCGGGTATGAACCAAATTACTTTCTCTGCAAATCCGCTTTCCGACTTATTACAGCCAGCCATTACAACTTATATACAGGAAGGCGGTAGTTTGTCATTAGGTGTACCAACAGATAATCCAATCCCAAGTATTTCCGTCACAGAAATTACCAATCAAACACAGTTTGTGGATAATGCGGTGATAACCTCACCATCATTAGGCTTACCGCCTACTTTATCTTATTCTGGTAGTCCATATATTTTCGCGCAAAACTCACCGATAACACCTTTAACCCCTACTCTCACAGGAACAGTAACATCTTGTACGGCAAGTCTACCAGCTGGACTTTCGATTAATAATACAACCTGTGTAATTTCAGGAACACCTTCCAGCACACAATCTGCAACTAGTTATACGATTACAGCATCAAACGCAATTGGAAATGCCACTGCAAATATCAGTATTCAAATCAATGCACAAATTACTATTTCCTATCCGGGTAACCCATTCACATTTACAGTAGGCACTCCGATTTCTAATCTGACTCCAACTGTTGGTAATGGACCAGCTACTAGTTTTGGTATTTCACCTCCCATACCATCTGGTTTAAGTTTCAATACAACGACAGGCGTAATATCTGGAACACCTTCCGTCTATTTTTCAAATACTGCATTTACAATTACAGCCACAAGTTCCGCAAATGGTACAAATAGTACGGTAATTAGTATGTCAGCTAATATTATATATAATTTTACAAATGCTGGTCAAACAGGAAGACAAGGACCAAATCAAGCAATGGTAACCACAGCCTATACAGGTACATCGCTCGACGGCAACGTAACAGTAACCGGAACAGGAATTCAACAATGGACTGTTCCCACAACCGGGACATATAAAATTGAAGCATACGGCGCACAAGGTGCCACAGACGACTCTACAATTGGTCGAGGAGCTTCTATGATCGGTAATTTCTCATTAACTGCAGGTCAGACTATTTGGATACTGGTGGGGCAACAAGGATCAGGAACACCAGGTGTTTATATGAATGTGGGTGGTGGAGGTGGAACCTTCGTTGCCACAGGAGCTAGTTTAGGAAGTAGCACTCCGCTCATTGTAGCTGGCGGTGGTGGAGGAACCCAGATTTGCTGTAATCAAGCCGGAAGTGCAGGAAGTATATCTACATCAGGGAATGCCGGAATGAATTCGAATACAACTGGAGGTGTGGGTGGAACAGGAGGTGGCGCAGGTGGAATTGAACAAAGTAGCGAAACATCTGCCGCTTCTGGTTTTAATGGAAGTGGTACTTCTTCGCAAAGTTTTCTAACAGGCGGGCTTGGAGCTGTCGGAACACCGGTAGGAACTGACGGCGGTTTCGGAGGTGGAGGCGCAGCAACTGTTGGCGGATACTCCAAAGCAGGCGGTGGTGGCGGTTATTCAGGTGGCGGCTCTTCCGGAGGAGCAAATGGACAAACATTTGCGGGCGGTGGAGGTGGCTCCTTTAATTCAGGAACAAGTCCTGTAAATACTGCCGGAGCCAATCCAGGTCATGGGAAAGTGATTATTACTTTTCTCTAA
- the cas2e gene encoding type I-E CRISPR-associated endoribonuclease Cas2 has product MVVIMLEKAKISQRGEMSRLTLEVKAGVFVGTFNARVRDKLWDRITKEWNVNAIMLYQTNNEQGYGIRSHGDPDKEVIDFDGIMLLTKPKRLKDEKEDFSEEINNSTGEDNG; this is encoded by the coding sequence ATGGTCGTAATCATGTTGGAGAAGGCGAAGATCTCTCAGAGGGGAGAGATGTCGCGATTAACGCTTGAAGTTAAAGCGGGAGTTTTCGTTGGGACTTTTAATGCTCGTGTCAGAGATAAACTTTGGGATCGTATTACTAAAGAATGGAACGTAAATGCTATTATGCTCTACCAGACTAACAACGAGCAAGGGTATGGAATACGTTCTCATGGAGATCCAGATAAAGAGGTCATTGACTTTGACGGTATAATGCTTTTAACCAAACCGAAAAGATTGAAAGATGAGAAAGAGGATTTTTCTGAAGAAATAAATAATTCAACAGGAGAGGATAATGGCTAA
- the cas1e gene encoding type I-E CRISPR-associated endonuclease Cas1 — protein sequence MPNRNLQELPKFEDNWSYLYFEKGTLDQYQKSVAFHYAEKLIPIPVETVSLIMLGPGTTVTHEAIKRISESRCLVAWTGEVGVRYYSAGYTGTYSARNLLKQVEVYSDKKEHDRVVRQMYQMRFPDVIPLHAGIEKIRGMEGARVRKIYAECSLKYNVKWEGRNYNQESWNYGDPINRALSAANACLYGVVHAAILAAGFSTAVGFVHTGKQLSFVYDIADLYKTETSIPVAFEETQAGSQDIERRVRFRCRDMFRQTKIMKRIIPDIMELLYGRNHVGEGEDLSEGRDVAINA from the coding sequence ATGCCAAATAGAAACTTACAAGAGTTACCCAAGTTTGAGGATAATTGGTCTTACCTGTATTTTGAAAAAGGAACGTTAGACCAATATCAAAAATCAGTAGCATTTCATTATGCAGAAAAATTAATCCCAATTCCGGTTGAAACTGTGTCCTTGATTATGCTCGGACCAGGAACTACAGTCACACATGAAGCAATTAAACGAATTTCGGAAAGTCGTTGTCTTGTTGCTTGGACGGGAGAAGTGGGAGTTAGGTATTATTCTGCTGGGTATACAGGAACTTATTCGGCGCGAAATTTACTCAAACAAGTTGAAGTCTATAGTGACAAAAAAGAACATGATCGAGTAGTTAGACAGATGTATCAAATGCGGTTTCCCGATGTTATTCCACTTCATGCAGGGATAGAAAAAATCCGTGGAATGGAAGGAGCAAGGGTTCGAAAGATTTATGCTGAGTGCTCCTTGAAATACAATGTTAAATGGGAGGGCAGAAATTATAACCAAGAAAGCTGGAATTATGGAGATCCAATTAATCGAGCTTTATCTGCGGCTAATGCTTGTTTATACGGAGTTGTTCATGCTGCCATACTTGCTGCTGGCTTCTCTACTGCCGTCGGATTTGTGCACACAGGAAAACAACTTTCTTTTGTCTATGATATTGCTGATTTATACAAAACAGAAACTTCTATTCCAGTTGCATTTGAAGAAACACAAGCAGGAAGCCAAGACATTGAAAGAAGGGTTCGGTTTCGATGTAGAGATATGTTTAGGCAAACCAAAATAATGAAAAGAATTATCCCCGATATAATGGAGTTACTCTATGGTCGTAATCATGTTGGAGAAGGCGAAGATCTCTCAGAGGGGAGAGATGTCGCGATTAACGCTTGA
- a CDS encoding transposase, whose amino-acid sequence MTGHRKSYRKANHDYASPGFYFITLLVKDRNPVFGKLFFDRVELSDYGKIARSCLLSLEESFSFIKLDEYIIMPDHIHAIIQIQEPHSSRRHHRKDLINQVLTMMSDPSVVDVPTIGNVTTPIQSDKNTTDKSWILMLRPEMHLGKIIRHYKAKTSFLIHKEGLKQFQWVSRYYDHIIRTEKSLHYIRKYIQENPIRHQERKAA is encoded by the coding sequence ATGACAGGACACAGAAAGAGTTACCGAAAGGCAAATCATGATTATGCAAGTCCGGGGTTTTACTTTATTACCCTCTTAGTAAAAGATCGCAATCCTGTCTTTGGAAAACTTTTCTTTGATCGAGTGGAGCTTTCTGACTATGGTAAGATTGCTCGTTCTTGTTTATTGTCTCTCGAAGAAAGTTTTTCTTTTATCAAGTTGGATGAGTATATCATTATGCCTGATCATATACATGCCATCATACAGATACAGGAGCCCCATAGTAGTAGGCGCCATCATCGTAAGGACTTGATTAATCAAGTCCTTACGATGATGAGCGACCCATCTGTGGTAGATGTCCCTACGATAGGGAACGTCACAACTCCTATACAGTCAGACAAAAACACAACCGACAAATCATGGATACTCATGCTTAGACCCGAAATGCATCTAGGAAAAATCATACGCCATTATAAAGCAAAGACCTCTTTTCTTATTCACAAAGAAGGACTTAAACAATTTCAATGGGTTTCTCGGTACTACGATCATATCATTAGAACAGAAAAATCTCTGCATTACATTCGCAAATATATACAAGAAAATCCGATACGACACCAAGAGAGAAAGGCGGCTTGA
- the cas6e gene encoding type I-E CRISPR-associated protein Cas6/Cse3/CasE, with amino-acid sequence MYLSNLEIDRASNKAANWITNPYKIHQRLWMGFEKQKSEVSKPDFLYRVEEGFKQAGEPKPRILVLSNVSPLWDNAFNGEEFLKGKPQILNLNLDNFIEEERSFRFSLKANPTKKIKDHRSFFKKEIEGIKEEEEIKSKLDILSKSLSKEQWEKIKSKRVGIYKEPDQVDWLKRKGEQSGFAIHSLVFDKGEKQTPQKKTDGKVIQNIDLLSVTFTGILRVTNAEAFKQAYANGIGSGKAFGCGMLLLAKV; translated from the coding sequence GCCAGCAACAAAGCGGCTAACTGGATAACAAATCCCTATAAGATTCATCAACGTCTCTGGATGGGATTTGAAAAACAAAAGAGCGAAGTCTCAAAACCTGATTTCTTATATAGAGTAGAAGAAGGTTTCAAACAAGCAGGAGAACCAAAACCAAGAATATTAGTATTATCTAATGTATCTCCGCTCTGGGACAACGCTTTTAATGGAGAAGAGTTTTTAAAAGGTAAACCACAGATTCTAAATTTGAATCTAGATAATTTTATTGAAGAAGAACGTTCTTTTCGATTTTCGCTAAAAGCAAACCCTACAAAAAAAATTAAAGATCATAGATCATTTTTTAAAAAAGAGATCGAAGGAATTAAAGAGGAAGAAGAAATTAAATCAAAACTGGACATTCTTTCCAAATCTTTATCAAAAGAACAATGGGAAAAGATTAAATCAAAACGAGTTGGAATATACAAAGAACCAGACCAAGTTGACTGGCTGAAAAGAAAAGGAGAACAATCCGGCTTTGCCATTCATTCTCTTGTTTTTGATAAAGGAGAAAAACAAACTCCACAAAAGAAAACAGATGGCAAAGTAATTCAAAATATCGACTTATTATCCGTCACCTTCACCGGCATACTCCGAGTAACCAACGCAGAAGCCTTCAAACAAGCATACGCCAACGGCATCGGTTCCGGTAAAGCCTTCGGATGTGGGATGCTACTTTTAGCAAAAGTTTAA